The following proteins are encoded in a genomic region of Natrarchaeobius halalkaliphilus:
- a CDS encoding anthranilate phosphoribosyltransferase yields MAQATQEFGEWPLKRLMTEVVGSGHKSADDMTREQAREAFQRILAGEPDETTLGAFWLANRWKRNTPEELAAYTDVMREESVVTGEPDCDPVDCGANYDGKHTSAVLGVGAGVVAAAAGTPVVVHSGDRVPTQKATAYKHVLDDLDVRTELEPTESAEMVDETGFGFYYQPAFNPGIDDLSDRRDQMGVRVFVNTVETVANPANADVHLGSFYHLAFAKKMTELLKESAELSFSRAIFFQGMEGYDDVRPGYTKVAEWDGRGEGGSESFDDYEIETGTYGMEMESDDLAVEDVTADSAAITTDVLAGERDDHFADAIALNGAFRMYARQDVDSLEDGLERARDAIADGSARAVLEELQQF; encoded by the coding sequence ATGGCTCAGGCAACCCAGGAGTTCGGTGAGTGGCCGTTGAAACGGCTGATGACGGAGGTCGTCGGATCCGGGCACAAATCCGCCGACGACATGACGCGCGAACAGGCTCGCGAGGCCTTTCAGCGAATTCTCGCGGGTGAGCCGGACGAGACGACGCTCGGTGCGTTCTGGCTTGCGAACCGATGGAAGCGAAACACGCCCGAAGAGCTCGCGGCCTACACCGACGTCATGCGCGAGGAATCGGTCGTCACTGGCGAACCCGACTGCGATCCCGTCGACTGTGGTGCCAACTACGACGGCAAACACACCTCGGCCGTTCTCGGCGTCGGTGCCGGCGTCGTCGCTGCCGCCGCGGGGACCCCGGTCGTGGTCCACTCGGGGGATCGCGTCCCGACCCAGAAGGCGACGGCGTACAAACACGTGCTCGACGATCTCGACGTGCGGACGGAACTCGAGCCGACCGAAAGCGCCGAGATGGTCGACGAAACCGGCTTCGGGTTCTACTATCAGCCCGCGTTCAATCCCGGTATCGACGATCTCTCCGATCGGCGCGATCAGATGGGCGTTCGGGTGTTCGTCAACACCGTCGAGACCGTCGCGAATCCGGCGAACGCCGACGTTCACCTCGGCTCGTTCTACCATCTGGCGTTCGCAAAGAAGATGACCGAGCTGCTCAAAGAGAGCGCCGAACTATCGTTCTCTCGAGCCATCTTCTTCCAGGGAATGGAAGGGTACGACGACGTTCGACCGGGATACACGAAGGTAGCAGAGTGGGACGGACGCGGGGAGGGTGGTTCGGAGTCCTTCGACGATTACGAGATCGAGACCGGAACGTACGGCATGGAGATGGAAAGCGACGATCTCGCCGTCGAGGACGTGACAGCGGACTCGGCCGCGATTACGACGGACGTGCTGGCCGGCGAGCGCGACGACCACTTCGCGGATGCGATCGCACTCAACGGCGCGTTCCGAATGTACGCCCGCCAGGACGTCGACAGTCTCGAGGACGGCCTCGAGCGAGCGCGCGACGCCATTGCCGACGGCAGCGCCCGTGCGGTTCTCGAGGAACTACAGCAGTTCTGA
- the ahbB gene encoding siroheme decarboxylase subunit beta: MSSLSRDWRDEIDEVDAAIIDGYQSDVPVDPRPFERIGAKVGVDELDALERVRRLSGLGIVRRFGAVLNPPVIGSSTLAAVQAPEERFDEIATTINEYRQVNHNYARDHDWNMWFVLTTGSRDTRDEIIDEIERRTGCSVLNLPMLTDYYIDLEFPVVNTDRFARESVAERTDSSATRISEEATGDLSSFDADLLLAIQDGFPLSATPYREIADDLEADLEAVLTGISRLKASGCIKRIGCIVNHVVTGFDSNCMVVWDVPDDELHERGERVGALPYVTLCYHRPRRPDQKWSYNLFTMIHGRDPGAVEEKIDELATKHLPVEHERLYSTETLKQTGARYDEILPS, from the coding sequence ATGAGCAGTCTCTCGAGGGACTGGCGCGACGAGATCGACGAGGTGGACGCCGCCATCATCGACGGCTACCAGAGCGATGTTCCGGTCGATCCCAGACCGTTCGAACGGATCGGAGCGAAGGTGGGGGTCGACGAACTCGACGCACTCGAGCGAGTGAGGCGTCTCTCCGGGCTCGGAATCGTCCGCCGGTTCGGTGCGGTTCTCAACCCCCCAGTTATCGGCTCCTCGACGCTCGCGGCCGTCCAGGCACCCGAAGAGCGATTCGACGAGATCGCGACGACCATCAACGAGTACAGACAGGTTAACCACAACTACGCCCGCGATCACGACTGGAACATGTGGTTCGTCCTCACCACCGGCTCGCGCGACACGCGAGACGAGATCATCGACGAAATCGAGCGCCGTACCGGCTGTTCCGTTCTGAATCTCCCGATGCTGACGGACTACTACATCGACCTCGAGTTCCCGGTCGTCAACACGGACCGGTTCGCCCGCGAATCCGTAGCGGAGCGTACGGACTCCTCAGCGACCCGAATCAGCGAGGAAGCGACCGGTGACCTTTCGTCGTTCGACGCTGACCTCCTGCTCGCGATCCAGGACGGGTTTCCCCTCTCCGCGACGCCATATCGAGAGATCGCGGACGACCTCGAAGCGGACCTCGAGGCGGTACTTACGGGAATCTCCCGGCTGAAAGCGAGCGGCTGTATCAAGCGAATCGGGTGCATCGTAAACCACGTCGTCACCGGCTTCGACTCGAACTGCATGGTCGTCTGGGACGTCCCAGACGACGAACTCCACGAGCGCGGCGAACGCGTCGGCGCGCTTCCCTACGTCACCCTCTGTTATCATCGTCCCCGTCGTCCCGACCAGAAGTGGTCGTACAACCTGTTTACGATGATTCACGGCCGCGATCCCGGAGCCGTCGAGGAGAAGATCGACGAATTGGCCACGAAACATCTTCCAGTCGAACACGAGCGCCTCTACTCGACGGAGACGTTGAAGCAGACGGGGGCTCGCTACGACGAAATTCTGCCCTCGTGA
- a CDS encoding peptidylprolyl isomerase: MAATLHTSEGDVAVELYDERAPRTVDNFVGLATGEREWTDPETGDEIEEEPLYDDVLFHRVIERFMIQTGDPTGTGRGGPGYQFDDEFHEELRHGDAGVLSMANSGPDTNGSQFFITLDAQSHLDDDHTVFGKVFDGMDVVREIGDVDTDENDRPTEDVLLESVSVHGN; the protein is encoded by the coding sequence TTGGCCGCGACATTGCACACGAGCGAGGGAGACGTCGCCGTCGAACTGTACGACGAGCGCGCGCCACGGACCGTCGATAACTTCGTCGGCCTTGCGACCGGCGAGCGCGAGTGGACCGATCCGGAGACCGGCGACGAAATCGAGGAGGAACCGCTGTACGACGACGTTCTCTTCCACCGAGTTATCGAGAGGTTCATGATCCAGACCGGCGATCCGACCGGAACGGGACGCGGCGGCCCCGGCTACCAGTTCGACGACGAGTTCCACGAGGAGCTTCGTCACGGCGACGCTGGCGTCTTGAGCATGGCGAACTCCGGACCGGATACGAACGGGTCGCAGTTTTTCATCACGCTCGACGCTCAGTCACACCTCGATGACGATCACACGGTCTTCGGAAAAGTTTTCGACGGGATGGACGTCGTCCGCGAGATCGGTGACGTCGACACCGACGAAAACGACCGCCCGACGGAGGACGTCCTCCTCGAGTCGGTTTCCGTTCACGGGAACTGA
- a CDS encoding peptidylprolyl isomerase codes for MGNVTATLHTSEGDIDVELYDERAPRTVDNFVGLATGGQSWTDPETGDEIEGEPLYDDILFHRIIDGFMIQGGDPTGTGRGGPGYQFDDEFHEELRHDDAGVLSMANSGPDTNGSQFFITLDAQPHLDDRHAVFGKVVDGMDVVREIGDVDTDENDRPTEDVLLESVSIDYE; via the coding sequence ATGGGAAACGTTACTGCAACCCTGCACACGAGTGAGGGCGACATCGACGTCGAACTGTACGACGAACGCGCACCTCGAACCGTCGATAACTTCGTCGGTCTCGCCACCGGCGGACAGAGCTGGACCGATCCAGAGACCGGTGACGAAATCGAAGGCGAACCACTGTACGACGATATCCTCTTTCATCGAATCATCGACGGCTTCATGATTCAGGGTGGCGATCCGACCGGAACCGGTCGTGGGGGTCCCGGCTACCAGTTCGACGACGAGTTCCACGAGGAGCTTCGTCACGACGACGCCGGCGTCTTGAGCATGGCGAACTCCGGACCGGATACGAACGGGTCGCAGTTTTTCATCACGCTCGACGCTCAGCCACACCTCGACGACCGTCACGCTGTCTTCGGAAAAGTCGTCGACGGGATGGACGTCGTCCGCGAGATCGGTGACGTCGACACCGACGAAAACGACCGCCCGACGGAGGATGTCCTCCTCGAGTCGGTTTCGATCGACTACGAGTAG
- a CDS encoding succinylglutamate desuccinylase/aspartoacylase family protein, which yields MSTGTHSVEKLTLARLPSGVELTTTAHTYRGSADGDGPTVYVQAAQHGREVNGTELLRRFHGRIPLESLSGTVIAVPVANPLTFDRISYTTPEAFDSVNPNMNRVWPGDAGGTLHERMAARLWEFVDSADAVVDLHTGSPDMLSHVVYLEGDDRSRSLANAFGNGLVLSEPADDDATDEWHRRDFAGKLRVAASNEGIPSITPELAHNKQIVEPAVEDGVDGLLDVLRHLEMIPGEVAVTGRTLARNYLGQVTTEESGLFRPVPSLGVGESVSQGTTIGTVYDPTTYEPLHEATVERGGLLYAHNQEATVTAGDQLASLATIREEPP from the coding sequence ATGAGTACCGGGACGCATTCGGTCGAGAAACTGACGCTCGCACGATTGCCGTCGGGCGTCGAACTCACGACGACGGCCCATACGTATCGTGGTTCCGCCGATGGCGATGGGCCGACGGTTTACGTCCAGGCAGCCCAGCACGGTCGCGAAGTGAACGGAACCGAACTCCTCCGGCGGTTCCACGGTCGAATCCCCCTCGAGTCGCTCTCCGGAACGGTGATCGCCGTTCCCGTTGCAAACCCACTCACGTTCGATCGCATTTCCTACACGACACCCGAAGCGTTCGACAGCGTCAACCCTAACATGAACCGCGTCTGGCCGGGCGACGCCGGAGGAACGCTTCACGAGCGCATGGCCGCCCGCCTCTGGGAGTTCGTCGACTCAGCCGACGCCGTCGTCGATCTCCACACGGGCAGCCCGGACATGCTCTCTCACGTCGTCTATCTCGAGGGAGACGATCGATCCCGTTCGCTCGCGAATGCGTTCGGGAACGGTCTGGTGTTGTCGGAACCCGCCGACGACGATGCCACGGACGAATGGCACCGACGCGACTTCGCGGGGAAGCTTCGGGTCGCTGCGTCGAACGAGGGGATTCCATCGATCACGCCCGAACTCGCTCACAACAAGCAGATCGTCGAACCAGCCGTCGAGGACGGCGTCGATGGCCTTCTCGATGTCCTCCGACACCTCGAGATGATCCCCGGTGAAGTGGCGGTCACCGGACGCACACTCGCCCGGAACTACCTCGGGCAGGTCACCACAGAGGAGTCCGGCCTGTTTCGACCGGTTCCGTCCCTCGGGGTCGGTGAGTCGGTGAGCCAGGGGACGACCATCGGAACCGTCTACGATCCCACGACGTACGAACCGCTACACGAGGCAACCGTCGAACGAGGCGGGTTGTTGTACGCCCACAACCAGGAGGCGACGGTGACCGCTGGCGATCAACTCGCGAGCCTCGCAACGATCCGTGAAGAACCACCGTAA
- a CDS encoding archaea-specific SMC-related protein, whose protein sequence is MATQQPIAREAQLRAQNIGGIEETTVELESGITVLAGRNATNRTSLLQAFMAALGGESASLKADADEGFAELEIGDETYRRTLQRSGGSVIMGGEPYLDDPKLADLFAFLLESNPARRAVTTGADLREIMLRPVDTDEIESEINRLTAEKEQLSDELNRLDSLKNELPKLEQERTDIQSQIEEKESELEEVKTEIEETEAETETRRDGQDELEEKLSELREQRSVLEDVRFDLETERESLAALRQERDELEEEAEELPESDSLNRDEIDQEIDRLQQRSQSIDSVVNQLQSIVQFNEEMLDGAHPEIRRLLAGEDASAADGTVTDQLLEGEETVQCWTCGSDVQRTEIEDTIDRLRSLQETKLGERDDLEDQITSLRSERREIDQTRKRRERIETRLTDVQNEIDRREGRLEDLTTRQAELEDEIDALEDEAAELESEVDDEAEEDDEDGGLLELNRRANDLEFSLGRLERELETTTEEIEEVESALGEEDELKDRRENIREDLEELRTRIDRIERQAVESFNEHMDAVLEVLEYENIDRIWIERVGETVRDGRRKVEQTVFDLHIVRSTSSGQTYEDTIDHLSESEREVTGLIFALAGYLVHEVYDIVPFMVLDSLEALDSNRIADLVEYFEEYTDFLVVALLPEDAEAIDETHDRISEI, encoded by the coding sequence ATGGCTACGCAGCAACCTATTGCTCGAGAGGCTCAGTTACGAGCTCAGAATATTGGGGGTATCGAAGAGACGACAGTCGAACTGGAGTCGGGAATCACGGTTCTCGCGGGTCGAAACGCAACGAACCGTACGTCGCTTCTCCAGGCGTTCATGGCGGCTCTCGGCGGCGAATCAGCGTCGTTAAAGGCGGATGCAGACGAGGGATTTGCCGAACTCGAGATCGGTGACGAAACCTATCGACGGACCCTCCAGCGAAGCGGTGGATCCGTGATCATGGGTGGCGAACCCTATCTCGATGATCCGAAACTCGCGGATCTTTTCGCGTTTTTGCTCGAGTCGAACCCGGCCCGGCGTGCAGTCACCACGGGCGCTGATCTCCGCGAAATAATGCTTCGTCCCGTCGACACCGACGAGATCGAATCCGAGATCAACCGACTTACTGCGGAAAAAGAGCAGCTTTCCGACGAGCTTAACCGCCTCGATTCGCTCAAAAACGAGCTCCCGAAGCTCGAACAAGAGCGAACCGACATCCAGAGTCAGATCGAGGAGAAAGAATCCGAACTCGAAGAGGTCAAAACCGAAATCGAAGAGACCGAAGCCGAGACGGAAACCCGTCGCGATGGACAAGACGAACTCGAAGAGAAACTGAGCGAGCTACGAGAACAGCGCTCCGTACTCGAGGACGTCCGATTCGACCTCGAAACCGAACGCGAGAGTCTGGCAGCGCTTCGTCAGGAGCGCGACGAACTAGAAGAGGAGGCGGAGGAACTTCCGGAGTCCGACTCGCTCAACCGCGACGAGATCGACCAGGAGATCGATCGACTCCAGCAGCGGTCCCAGTCGATCGACAGCGTCGTAAATCAGCTTCAGAGTATCGTCCAGTTCAACGAAGAGATGCTCGACGGTGCACATCCCGAAATCCGTCGACTACTCGCCGGTGAAGACGCGTCAGCGGCCGACGGAACCGTTACCGATCAGCTTCTCGAGGGCGAAGAAACGGTCCAGTGTTGGACCTGTGGAAGTGACGTCCAGCGGACGGAGATCGAAGACACGATCGACCGACTTCGCTCCCTACAGGAGACGAAACTTGGCGAGCGTGACGATCTCGAAGACCAGATCACGTCGCTTCGGAGCGAGCGCCGCGAGATCGATCAGACGCGCAAGCGACGCGAGCGTATCGAAACTCGACTCACGGATGTTCAAAACGAAATCGACCGACGCGAAGGTCGTCTCGAGGACCTGACAACCCGGCAGGCGGAACTCGAAGACGAGATCGACGCCCTCGAAGACGAAGCTGCCGAGTTGGAATCCGAAGTCGACGACGAAGCCGAAGAGGACGACGAGGACGGCGGCCTGCTCGAACTCAACCGTCGTGCGAACGACCTGGAGTTCTCGCTTGGCCGACTCGAACGAGAACTCGAGACGACCACCGAAGAGATCGAAGAGGTCGAGTCCGCTCTCGGCGAAGAGGACGAGCTGAAAGACCGGCGTGAAAACATTCGAGAGGACCTCGAGGAGCTTCGAACGCGCATCGATCGCATCGAGCGACAGGCAGTAGAGTCGTTCAACGAACACATGGATGCTGTCCTCGAGGTGTTAGAGTACGAGAATATCGATCGAATCTGGATCGAACGCGTCGGTGAAACCGTCCGGGATGGTCGGCGGAAAGTCGAGCAAACGGTGTTCGATCTTCACATCGTTCGTAGCACGTCAAGCGGACAGACATACGAAGATACGATCGATCACCTGAGCGAGAGTGAACGAGAGGTCACGGGGCTGATCTTCGCACTCGCCGGCTATCTGGTACACGAGGTGTACGATATCGTTCCGTTCATGGTACTCGACTCGCTCGAGGCTCTCGACTCGAACCGGATCGCAGACCTCGTCGAGTACTTCGAGGAGTACACGGACTTCCTCGTCGTTGCCCTGCTACCGGAAGACGCCGAAGCGATCGACGAAACGCACGACCGGATCAGCGAGATATAA
- a CDS encoding acyl-CoA dehydrogenase family protein — MLDFVRLEADVGEEERLVRDTAREFVEDRVKPTIGDHFEEGTFPTELISEMGELGFYAPNLEGYGSPNVSETAYGLLMQELEAGDSAVRSMASVQGALVMYPISAYGTEAQKEKWLPRLGNGDSVGCFGLTEPEHGSNPAGMRTTAERDGSGYLLDGSKTWITNAPIADVAVVWARDRSSEGDPVRGFLIETDRDGVTTNEITGKLSLRASITGEIGLNDVTVPEENVFPDVSGMAGPLSCLTQARYGIAWGAVGAARDCFEQARTYALERDQFGGPIARFQLQQEKLAEMATQITLGQLLAYRLADLKERDELRSQHVSMAKRNNVRTARETSRRSREMLGGNGITTDYSPMRHMANIETVYTYEGTHDIHTLILGEELTGISAYQ, encoded by the coding sequence ATGCTCGATTTCGTTCGACTCGAAGCGGACGTAGGCGAGGAGGAACGACTCGTCCGTGATACGGCCCGCGAGTTCGTCGAGGACCGGGTCAAACCAACGATCGGGGATCACTTCGAAGAGGGGACGTTTCCTACCGAGTTGATCTCCGAGATGGGGGAGCTCGGTTTTTATGCCCCCAACCTCGAGGGGTACGGCTCACCGAACGTCTCTGAAACAGCGTACGGTCTCCTGATGCAGGAACTCGAGGCGGGCGATTCGGCAGTGCGTTCGATGGCGTCGGTCCAGGGTGCGCTCGTCATGTATCCGATCTCCGCCTATGGAACCGAAGCTCAAAAAGAGAAGTGGCTTCCGAGACTCGGAAACGGCGATTCCGTCGGCTGTTTCGGACTTACCGAACCCGAACACGGCTCGAACCCGGCGGGAATGCGGACCACTGCAGAGCGTGACGGCTCCGGATATCTTCTCGACGGATCGAAGACGTGGATCACGAACGCCCCGATCGCTGATGTCGCGGTCGTCTGGGCGCGCGATCGCTCGAGCGAGGGCGATCCAGTTCGTGGCTTTCTGATCGAAACCGACCGCGATGGTGTTACGACGAACGAAATCACCGGCAAGCTCTCGCTCCGAGCGTCGATTACGGGCGAGATCGGACTGAACGACGTGACCGTTCCCGAAGAAAACGTGTTTCCAGACGTCTCCGGAATGGCGGGGCCACTCTCCTGTCTCACGCAGGCCCGGTACGGCATCGCCTGGGGTGCCGTCGGCGCGGCCCGTGACTGTTTCGAGCAGGCACGAACGTACGCGCTAGAGCGCGATCAGTTCGGTGGACCGATCGCTCGGTTTCAGTTGCAACAGGAAAAGCTAGCCGAGATGGCGACACAGATTACGCTCGGACAGCTTCTCGCCTATCGTCTCGCTGATCTCAAAGAGCGTGACGAGCTGCGATCACAGCACGTCTCGATGGCCAAACGGAACAACGTTCGAACGGCACGAGAGACGTCGAGGCGGTCCCGCGAGATGCTCGGCGGAAACGGAATCACGACGGACTATTCCCCGATGCGACACATGGCGAACATCGAAACGGTGTATACGTACGAGGGTACCCACGACATCCATACGCTAATCCTCGGTGAGGAACTAACCGGGATCTCGGCGTATCAGTAG
- a CDS encoding LUD domain-containing protein translates to MASNRDEKAAAIRRLLETEGPHVERGTRSFNEGRYATVEELDEYEALKDRAMAIKDDAIARLPELVDDVTETIEDNGGTVYHAENAADANDYVERVVTDCDAETVVKSKSMTTEEIDLNDRLEATGVAVWETDLGEFVLQVADETPSHIVAPAIHKSREEIATLFNEHYDLDQPLETADELTAFARDVLSDAIEEADVGITGANFITADTGTMALVTSEGNARKCVAVPETHVAIAGVEKIVPSFRDLQPFVELIGRSGTGQSITSYVSLLTPPVDTPAIPGDLEGPIEDGDIDREFHLVLLDNGRMAMRDDEQLRETLRCIRCSACLNSCANFQQVGGHAFGGETYSGGIATGWEAGVHGEESAAEFNDLCTGCSRCMNQCPVKIDIPWINTVVRNRINDGESRGRFDHLVDGLVPDEEASSYPLQKRFFGNFETLARLGSKTAPVSNWAVRLPGANAIVERLLGVDGRRDFPVFERETLVDWFETRGGEAASTARANRARSDTLEYDRRALLYPDVYTNHVQVERGVAAVRVLESLGVPVAVPDAPGSGRAPLSQGMIATAERKAEAVDRALRRYPEFEYDVVVIEPSALAMFRSEYEKLLSPAEYERISERSYEILEYVYGLLENGANADALRTGDEDLAYHGHCQQRTLGLDSHTVAVLERVGYAVTTSNVECCGMAGSFGYKRDYYELSMAVGERLRDQFTTEETVGRTVVASGTSCHEQLESLLERRPVHPVQLLDPSC, encoded by the coding sequence ATGGCGTCGAATCGTGACGAGAAGGCGGCGGCGATCAGGCGGCTCCTCGAGACCGAGGGACCACACGTCGAGCGAGGGACACGCTCGTTCAACGAGGGACGCTACGCGACGGTCGAGGAGTTAGACGAGTACGAGGCGCTCAAAGACCGGGCGATGGCGATCAAGGACGACGCGATCGCACGCTTACCGGAGCTCGTCGATGACGTAACCGAGACGATCGAGGACAACGGTGGAACCGTCTACCACGCCGAGAACGCAGCCGACGCGAACGACTACGTCGAGCGGGTCGTCACCGATTGCGACGCCGAAACGGTCGTCAAGTCGAAGTCGATGACGACGGAGGAGATCGACCTCAACGACCGCCTCGAGGCGACGGGTGTGGCGGTCTGGGAGACTGACCTCGGAGAGTTCGTCCTGCAGGTGGCAGACGAGACACCGTCGCACATCGTCGCGCCCGCGATCCACAAGTCCCGCGAGGAGATCGCGACCCTGTTCAACGAGCACTACGATCTCGACCAGCCCCTCGAGACGGCCGACGAGTTGACCGCGTTCGCTCGGGACGTCCTGAGCGACGCCATCGAGGAGGCCGACGTCGGGATCACGGGTGCGAACTTCATCACGGCGGATACGGGAACGATGGCGCTGGTGACGAGCGAGGGGAACGCCCGAAAATGCGTCGCGGTTCCGGAGACGCACGTCGCCATCGCCGGCGTCGAGAAGATCGTTCCGTCGTTTCGAGACCTTCAGCCGTTCGTCGAACTCATCGGCCGATCCGGGACCGGTCAGTCGATCACGTCCTACGTCTCGCTGTTGACCCCGCCGGTCGATACGCCGGCGATTCCCGGAGATCTCGAAGGACCGATCGAGGACGGTGATATCGATCGGGAGTTCCACCTCGTATTGCTCGACAACGGACGGATGGCGATGCGCGACGACGAGCAGTTACGAGAGACGCTTCGCTGTATCCGGTGTTCGGCCTGTCTCAACTCGTGTGCGAACTTTCAGCAGGTGGGTGGACACGCCTTCGGCGGCGAGACCTACTCCGGCGGGATCGCCACCGGCTGGGAAGCCGGTGTTCACGGCGAGGAAAGCGCCGCGGAGTTCAACGATCTCTGTACCGGCTGCTCGCGCTGTATGAACCAGTGTCCGGTCAAGATCGATATCCCCTGGATCAACACTGTTGTCAGAAACCGGATCAACGACGGCGAGAGCCGGGGCCGGTTCGATCACCTGGTCGACGGACTCGTTCCCGACGAGGAAGCCTCGAGCTACCCCCTCCAGAAGCGATTCTTCGGGAACTTCGAGACGCTCGCGAGGCTGGGAAGTAAAACCGCACCCGTCTCGAACTGGGCGGTGAGGCTACCCGGTGCGAACGCGATCGTGGAGCGCCTTCTGGGGGTGGACGGACGGCGTGATTTTCCCGTCTTCGAGCGCGAGACGCTCGTCGACTGGTTCGAAACGCGAGGTGGCGAGGCTGCCTCGACGGCCCGAGCGAACCGCGCCCGCTCGGACACCCTCGAGTACGATCGGCGGGCCCTGCTCTATCCAGACGTCTACACGAACCACGTTCAGGTCGAACGCGGTGTAGCAGCCGTCCGCGTCCTCGAATCCCTCGGCGTTCCGGTCGCGGTTCCGGACGCGCCGGGCTCTGGTCGGGCACCCCTCTCGCAGGGGATGATCGCGACGGCCGAACGGAAGGCCGAGGCGGTCGACCGGGCGCTTCGGCGGTATCCGGAGTTCGAGTACGACGTCGTCGTCATCGAACCGAGCGCCCTCGCGATGTTCCGTAGCGAGTACGAGAAGCTACTCTCGCCGGCGGAGTACGAGCGGATTTCGGAACGAAGCTACGAGATACTCGAATACGTCTACGGATTGCTCGAGAACGGTGCGAACGCGGACGCCCTTCGAACGGGGGACGAAGACCTGGCCTACCACGGCCACTGTCAACAGCGCACTCTCGGCCTCGACTCACACACTGTCGCGGTCCTCGAACGAGTCGGCTACGCCGTGACGACCTCGAACGTCGAGTGCTGTGGAATGGCCGGTAGCTTCGGCTACAAGCGCGACTACTACGAGTTGAGCATGGCGGTCGGAGAGCGCCTCCGAGACCAGTTTACCACCGAAGAGACCGTCGGCCGAACGGTCGTGGCGTCCGGGACGTCGTGTCACGAACAGCTCGAGTCGTTGCTCGAGCGTCGACCGGTTCATCCCGTACAACTACTCGATCCGTCGTGTTGA
- a CDS encoding LUD domain-containing protein encodes MATRLEVFENAIRETNASVTVATPETIDEILSKVITLPAVGAPLPFDDVSLERVSPSIDTRPTRIQLLEAETGVTGATLGIASYGSVVLRATGDVDELAALFPERHVVLVRECDVVDDMVTAFDELAPIVESDGADVIVATGPSATADMGALVHGVHGPTEVHVVIVATDDGGIEEDATDDPEGRH; translated from the coding sequence ATGGCAACTCGTCTCGAAGTGTTCGAGAACGCGATTCGGGAAACGAATGCGTCGGTAACCGTGGCGACGCCGGAAACAATTGACGAGATACTCTCGAAGGTCATCACTCTTCCGGCAGTCGGTGCTCCGCTTCCGTTCGACGACGTCTCGCTCGAACGGGTTTCCCCTTCGATCGACACCCGCCCGACTCGGATCCAACTCCTCGAGGCCGAGACCGGCGTCACCGGTGCGACGCTCGGTATCGCGTCCTACGGCTCGGTCGTTCTTCGGGCGACCGGCGACGTCGACGAACTCGCCGCGCTGTTTCCCGAGCGCCACGTCGTCCTCGTCCGCGAATGCGACGTCGTCGACGACATGGTGACGGCGTTCGACGAACTCGCACCGATCGTCGAAAGCGATGGGGCGGACGTGATCGTGGCGACGGGTCCGAGCGCGACCGCGGACATGGGCGCACTCGTCCACGGCGTCCACGGACCGACGGAGGTCCACGTCGTGATCGTTGCCACCGACGATGGGGGGATCGAAGAGGACGCAACGGACGACCCGGAGGGACGACACTGA